A single genomic interval of Juglans regia cultivar Chandler chromosome 1, Walnut 2.0, whole genome shotgun sequence harbors:
- the LOC108993708 gene encoding acyl-coenzyme A oxidase 3, peroxisomal-like: MEHVTRRTQVLRNHLLLQSSPPGLLSPNHCVSYSPPDVAEPLSFNPTDMRILLDAHNLPDRDWLFGLFTQSHLFNPLPRGAKVFVLPDYNQPMEQQREVTMERIWYMLEKGVYEGWLTDTSPEAQMRRFALLEVIGIYDHSLAIKLGVHFFLWGGAIQFFGTKSHHDKWLRDTENYAIKGCFAMSELGHGSNVRGIETVTTYDSNSGEFVINTPCESAQKYWIGGAAEHATHTIVFSQLNINGKNQGVHAFIAQIRDADGNVCPNIRIADCGHKIGLNGVDNGRIWFNNVRIPRENLLNSVADVSPDGQYLSAIKDPDQRFAAFLAPLTTGRVNIAIAAIYSSKTSLAIAIRYSLTRRAFSVTPNGPEVLLLDYPSHQRRLLPLLAKTYAMSFAGNDLKKIYVKRTPESNKIIHVVSSAYKATFTWHNMRTLQECREACGGQGLKTENRVGHLKSEYDVQSTFEGDNNILMQQVSKALLSEYVATKKRNKPFKGLGLEHMNKPCPVIPSQLTSSNVRCSEFQVNAFCLRERDLLHRFATEVSKYQAQGQSKEYAFLLSYQLAEDLGRAFSERIILQTFIEAEATVSAGPLKDILSLVRSMYALICLEEDAAFLRYGYLSTDNAAVVRKEVTKVCSELRPHALALVNSFGIPDAFLSPIAFNWIDANAWSSVHH, from the exons ATGGAGCACGTCACGAGGCGCACGCAGGTCCTGCGCAATCACCTTCTCCTCCAATCCTCACCGCCCGGACTGCTCTCCCCAAACCACTGCGTCAGCTACTCTCCCCCTGACGTCGCTGAACCTTTGTCCTTCAACCCCACCGACATGCGCATCTTACTCGACGCTCACAATCTTCCCGACCGCGATTGGCTCTTCGGTCTCTTCACCCAGAGCCACCTTTTCAACCCTTTACCACGCGGCGCCAAAGTTTTTGTCTTACCGGACTATAACCAGCCCATGGAGCAGCAGCGGGAGGTCACCATGGAGCGGATTTGGTATATGTTGGAGAAGGGCGTCTATGAGGGTTGGCTTACGGACACATCGCCCGAGGCCCAAATGAGGAGGTTCGCGCTCCTTGAGGTTATTGGGATTTATGATCATTCCCTCGCGATTAAGCTTggagttcatttctttttgtg GGGAGGTGCCATCCAGTTCTTTGGCACAAAGAGCCATCACGACAAGTGGCTGAGGGACACTGAAAATTATGCAATCAAGGGTTGCTTTGCGATGTCTGAATTAGGGCATGGGAGTAAT GTTCGAGGAATTGAAACTGTCACCACTTATGATTCTAACAGCGGAGAATTTGTTATTAATACACCCTGTGAATCTGCCCAGAAATATTGGATTGGAGGGGCAGCTGAA CATGCGACACACACCATAGTCTTTTCTCAGCTCAACATAAATGGGAAGAATCAAGGAGTCCATGCATTCATAGCCCAGATTAGGGATGCGGATGGAAATGTCTGTCCAAACATCCGAATAGCTGATTGTGGTCATAAAATTGGTTTAAATGGTGTTGACAACGGTCGAATCTg GTTCAACAATGTGCGAATCCCCAGAGAGAACTTATTGAATTCAGTAGCTGATGTTTCACCAGATGGACAATATCTGAGTGCTATAAAAGATCCAGATCAG AGATTTGCAGCATTCTTGGCCCCTTTGACAACTGGCCGTGTGAATATTGCCATCGCGGCAATTTACTCGTCCAAG ACTAGCTTAGCAATTGCCATAAGATACTCATTGACAAGGCGAGCCTTCTCTGTCACACCAAATGGGCCTGAAGTTCTTTTGCTTGATTACCCAAGTCATCAACGACGACTGTTGCCTCTGCTTGCAAAGAC GTATGCTATGAGTTTTGCCGGAAATGACTTGAAAAAGATATATGTGAAGAGAACGCCTGAATCAAACAAAATCATTCATGTTGTTTCAAGTGCATACAAGGCTACTTTCACATGGCATAATATGAGAACTCTTCAG GAATGTCGTGAGGCCTGTGGAGGACAAGGTCTGAAGACTGAAAATCGTGTTGGTCATCTGAAAAGTGAATATGATGTGCAGTCCACTTTTGAGGGGGACAACAATATTCTGATGCAACAG GTCAGCAAGGCACTACTTTCAGAATATGTAGCAACTAAGAAGAGAAACAAGCCATTTAAAGGATTGGGGTTAGAACACATGAATAAACCTTGCCCTGTCATCCCATCTCAGCTTACAAGCTCTAATGTTAGGTGCAGTGAATTCCAG GTAAATGCATTCTGCTTAAGAGAGCGGGATCTACTGCATCGTTTTGCTACTGAAGTATCAAAATATCAAGCACAGGGACAAAGTAAAGAGTATGCCTTCCTTTTG AGTTATCAGCTAGCAGAAGACTTGGGCAGAGCTTTCTCGGAACGCATAATACTGCAAACATTTATAGAGGCTGAGGCAACTGTATCTGCTGGTCCATTGAAG GATATCTTAAGTCTCGTGCGATCCATGTATGCGTTGATTTGCTTGGAAGAAGATGCTGCTTTCCTCCGATATGGGTACTTATCGACTGATAATGCTGCTGTAGTGAGGAAAGAGGTGACAAAAGTCTGCAGTGAACTCCGTCCACATGCACTTGCTTTGGTTAATTCCTTTGGCATCCCCGATGCTTTTCTGAGCCCTATAGCTTTTAACTGGATTGATGCAAATGCTTGGTCTTCAGTTCATCACTAG
- the LOC108993720 gene encoding transcription factor VOZ1-like → MQKGSKSKCESASHQLLKERAKNRVNDLEGVFSDLQSARKESRAYDIVVLEQQVHQMLKEWKSELNEPSPASSLVACSFNSEEFAHLLRLCEEEDDAISPLKELAPLKPEADLQNLHANNLTAVLEDLCVNKQPQEHAFQASDNCESSFSSLQNKVANNLDFTNLNSHSSNIQQDFNQNTDLNNSDLSPDLDFLQLNLQQDFDYGLLIGANETKECEPNTIPNILPNICPPPSAFLGPKCALWDCFRPGSNWCQDYCSSGHAVLALNEGLPGMIPILRPGGICLKDGPLFDALNSKARGKEVGIPKCEGAANTKSPWNAPELFDLSFLEGETVREWLFFDKPRRAFESGNRKQRSLPDYSGRGWHESRKQMMKEYGGQKRSYYMDPQPLSGLEWHLYEYETSSYDVCALYRLELKLVDEMKGPKGKLSSDPLADLQKKMGRLTAEVSADNGHPIKGRTKANKKTDSTKAISAQNEIPSPSESPPCYKPSST, encoded by the exons ATGCAGAAGGGTTCGAAGAGCAAGTGCGAGTCTGCATCGCACCAGCTCTTGAAGGAGAGGGCTAAGAACCGGGTCAACGACCTTGAAGGGGTGTTCAGCGACCTCCAATCTGCAAGGAAGGAGAGTCGAGCTTATGACATTGTGGTTTTAGAGCAGCAAGTACATCAGATGTTGAAAGAGTGGAAATCCGAGCTCAATGAGCCGTCCCCGGCTTCTTCTTTAGTTGCGTGTAGTTTCAATTCAGAGGAATTTGCACATCTATTGCGACTTTGTGAGGAGGAAGATGATGCGATTAGTCCATTGAAGGAACTGGCTCCATTGAAGCCTGAAGCTGACCTTCAAAACCTCCATGCAAACAATTTAACAGCAGTTCTGGAG GATCTTTGTGTTAACAAACAGCCCCAAGAACATGCTTTCCAAGCGTCTGATAATTGCGAAAGCTCATTTTCAAGTTTGCAGAACAAGGTGGCTAATAACTTGGATTTTACTAATTTGAATTCTCATAGTTCCAACATACAACAGGACTTCAATCAGAACACAGATCTCAACAACTCAGATTTGAGTCCTGATCTGGATTTTCTTCAGTTAAATTTACAGCAAGACTTTGACTATGGGCTTCTCATTGGAGCAAATGAAACCAAAGAGTGCGAACCAAATACTATTCCCAACATTCTGCCAAATATCTGCCCTCCACCGTCTGCTTTCCTGGGGCCAAAATGTGCTCTATGGGATTGTTTTAGGCCTGGATCTAACTGGTGCCAGGACTATTGTAGTAGTGGTCATGCTGTTCTAGCATTGAACGAGGGTCTCCCTGGCATGATTCCAATTCTGAGACCTGGGGGAATTTGTTTGAAGGATGGTCCATTATTTGATGCTCTTAATTCTAAGGCACGGGGAAAGGAAGTGGGCATCCCTAAATGTGAAGGTGCTGCTAATACAAAGTCTCCATGGAATGCTCCCG AGCTATTTGATCTTTCTTTCCTCGAGGGTGAAACAGTTAGGGAGTGGCTCTTTTTTGACAAGCCTAGAAGGGCATTTGAGAGTGGAAATAGAAAACAGAGGTCATTGCCAGACTACAGTGGACGTGGTTGGCATGAATCGAGGAAGCAGATGATGAAGGAATATGGGGGGCAGAAGAGGTCCTATTACATGGACCCACAACCTCTTAGCGGCCTTGAGTGGCATTTGTATGAATATGAGACTAGCAGCTATGATGTTTGTGCATTATACAGGTTGGAACTCAAGCTTGTTGATGAAATGAAGGGTCCTAAAGGAAAATTATCTAGCGATCCGCTTGCTGATCTGCAGAAGAAGATGGGAAGACTCACTGCTGAGGTTTCTGCAGATAATGGACATCCCATTAAGGGCAGGACAAAGGCTAATAAAAAGACTGATTCTACGAAGGCCATTTCTGCCCAAAATGAGATCCCCTCTCCCTCTGAATCCCCGCCGTGCTATAAGCCTTCCAGTACTTGA